From a region of the Acidimicrobiales bacterium genome:
- the argB gene encoding acetylglutamate kinase: MTPEEKAAVLAEALPYIRRFWGKVVVVKYGGNAIGDDAALAGFAQDVALMRSVGMHTVVVHGGGPQIGELMTRLGKVPEFKEGLRVTDADTLDIARMVLVGKVNRDIVSAINVHGPLAVGLSGEDAGLITASARSPELGFVGDVESVNASIIERLVAEELIPVIATIGSDSDGQAYNINADTAAGAIAEALKAEKLVYLTNVEGLRKDVADADSLLSSVSASDLDAMLADGSVVAGMIPKVTSCVHAVRGGVGHAHILDGRAPHALLLEVFTHHGVGTMVSP; this comes from the coding sequence GTGACCCCCGAGGAGAAGGCTGCCGTCCTGGCCGAGGCCCTGCCCTACATCCGCCGCTTCTGGGGGAAGGTGGTGGTCGTCAAGTACGGGGGCAACGCCATCGGCGACGACGCCGCGCTGGCCGGTTTCGCGCAGGACGTGGCCCTGATGCGCTCGGTCGGGATGCACACCGTGGTCGTGCACGGCGGCGGACCGCAGATCGGTGAGCTCATGACCCGCTTGGGCAAGGTGCCCGAGTTCAAAGAGGGCCTGCGCGTCACCGACGCCGACACCCTCGACATCGCCCGCATGGTGCTGGTGGGCAAGGTCAACCGCGACATCGTGTCGGCGATCAACGTCCACGGCCCGCTGGCGGTCGGCCTCTCGGGGGAGGACGCCGGTCTCATCACGGCCTCCGCCCGGTCACCGGAGCTGGGGTTCGTGGGCGACGTGGAGTCGGTCAACGCGTCGATCATCGAGCGCCTGGTGGCCGAGGAGCTGATCCCGGTGATCGCCACCATCGGCTCCGACAGTGACGGCCAGGCGTACAACATCAACGCCGACACGGCCGCCGGCGCCATCGCCGAGGCGCTGAAGGCGGAGAAGCTCGTGTACCTCACCAACGTCGAGGGACTGCGCAAGGACGTCGCCGACGCCGACTCGCTGCTCAGCTCGGTGTCCGCCTCCGACCTCGACGCCATGCTCGCCGACGGTTCGGTAGTGGCCGGGATGATCCCCAAGGTCACCTCGTGCGTCCACGCCGTGCGCGGGGGTGTCGGCCACGCCCACATCCTCGACGGCCGGGCGCCCCATGCCCTGCTCCTCGAGGTCTTCACGCACCACGGCGTCGGCACCATGGTGAGCCCGTGA
- the argF gene encoding ornithine carbamoyltransferase, producing the protein MTAPRHFLEVDDLSPAELSTVLDLAEQTDPPPVLAGRGVALLFEKPSLRTRNATEMAVVQLGGHPVALRAEEVDVDVREPAADAARVLSRYHAAIGARVFEHAKLARLAEAASVPVVNLLSDDSHPCQALADLLTLRQVWGTMAGRTIAYVGDGNNVCRSLVLAAALAGVRAHVATPAGFSLPAEVVERATALGGDVLVATRPEEAAEGADALYTDVWASMGQEDDAGRRRRAFEGFTVDEQLMARANAGATFLHCLPAHRGEEVSAGVLDSPASVVWQQAENRMHAMRGLLLFLLSDRRDTR; encoded by the coding sequence ATGACCGCTCCCCGCCACTTCCTCGAAGTCGACGACCTGTCGCCGGCCGAGCTCTCCACCGTGCTCGACCTGGCCGAGCAGACCGACCCGCCGCCCGTGCTGGCCGGGAGGGGCGTGGCCCTGCTGTTCGAGAAGCCCTCGCTGCGCACCCGCAACGCCACCGAGATGGCGGTGGTGCAGCTCGGCGGGCACCCCGTCGCCCTGCGGGCCGAGGAAGTCGACGTCGACGTGCGAGAGCCGGCTGCCGATGCGGCGAGGGTGCTCAGCCGGTACCACGCCGCCATCGGTGCCCGGGTGTTCGAGCACGCCAAGCTGGCCCGCCTGGCCGAGGCCGCCAGCGTGCCCGTGGTGAACCTGCTCTCCGACGACAGTCACCCCTGCCAGGCCCTCGCCGACCTTCTCACCCTCCGCCAGGTGTGGGGCACGATGGCGGGGCGCACCATCGCCTATGTCGGCGATGGCAACAACGTGTGCCGTTCGCTCGTGCTGGCCGCCGCCCTCGCCGGCGTGCGAGCCCACGTGGCGACGCCGGCCGGCTTCAGCCTTCCGGCCGAGGTGGTCGAGCGGGCGACGGCGCTGGGCGGCGACGTGCTGGTCGCCACCCGGCCCGAGGAGGCTGCTGAGGGGGCCGATGCGCTGTACACGGACGTGTGGGCGTCCATGGGCCAAGAGGACGACGCCGGGCGCCGGCGCCGCGCCTTCGAGGGCTTCACGGTCGACGAGCAGCTCATGGCGCGCGCCAACGCAGGGGCAACGTTCCTGCACTGCCTGCCCGCCCACCGCGGCGAAGAGGTGAGCGCCGGTGTACTGGACAGTCCGGCCAGCGTGGTGTGGCAGCAGGCCGAGAACCGCATGCATGCCATGCGGGGCCTTCTGCTGTTCCTGCTCTCGGATCGGCGGGACACGCGGTGA
- the argR gene encoding arginine repressor — MTSTKTQRQHRIAALLERHAVTSQAQLVELLADHGVVATQATVSRDLDDLGAVKVRVPGGETVYAIPELARNRLAPEDHLRRVLGEWVGEVAHSGNIVVLRTPPGSAHVVGSALDRAGLEEIIGTVAGDDTVIVVATEKSGGARVAGRLSALAGI; from the coding sequence GTGACCTCCACCAAGACCCAGCGCCAGCACCGCATCGCCGCGCTCCTCGAACGACATGCCGTGACCAGCCAGGCCCAGCTCGTCGAGCTTCTCGCCGACCACGGCGTGGTCGCCACCCAGGCGACGGTGTCGCGCGACCTCGACGACCTCGGAGCGGTCAAGGTGCGGGTGCCTGGCGGCGAGACGGTGTACGCCATCCCCGAGCTGGCCAGGAACCGCCTGGCCCCCGAGGACCACCTGCGGCGTGTGCTCGGCGAATGGGTGGGCGAGGTGGCCCACTCGGGCAACATCGTCGTCCTGCGCACCCCGCCCGGCTCGGCCCACGTGGTGGGCTCGGCGCTCGATCGAGCAGGCCTGGAGGAGATCATCGGCACGGTCGCAGGCGACGACACGGTGATCGTCGTGGCCACCGAGAAGTCGGGCGGCGCGAGAGTGGCGGGGCGGCTGTCCGCCCTCGCCGGCATCTGA
- a CDS encoding acetylornithine/succinylornithine family transaminase, whose amino-acid sequence MTSYPSVLMPNYPPHAVTFVRGSGTVLWDDAGNRYLDFLSGIGVTSLGHANPVVADAIAEQARTLLHVSNLYGTTPGPEVAATLDRLVGGPPGKVFFANSGAEANECAIKLARKWGGRGRHVVLSAYGSFHGRTLATLHATGQPAKHEAFQPLPEGFRHVAWSDVSALEAAVAPDVVAVLLEPIQGEGGVQVPDPSYLADVRRLCDERSLLLIVDEVQTGLGRTGRWFGFQHPGVQPDVVTVAKALGNGVPIGACWARADVADVFVPGDHGTTLGGQPLAAAAARAVLAEMERLDVPARASEAGERLAKGLAAVAGVATVRGTGLLLAAELEAAGTAGAVASAALAAGLVVNPVTGSALRFEPSLLVTDEEIDEALAILTAVLAGGPA is encoded by the coding sequence GTGACCTCGTACCCCTCGGTGCTGATGCCGAACTACCCACCCCACGCCGTCACCTTCGTCCGCGGCTCGGGCACCGTGCTGTGGGACGACGCCGGGAACCGGTACCTCGACTTCCTCTCGGGCATCGGCGTGACGTCGCTCGGGCACGCCAATCCGGTCGTGGCCGACGCCATCGCCGAGCAGGCCCGCACGCTGCTCCACGTCTCGAACCTGTACGGCACCACGCCCGGGCCCGAGGTGGCCGCCACCTTGGACCGCCTCGTCGGCGGGCCACCGGGAAAGGTCTTCTTCGCCAATTCCGGGGCCGAGGCCAACGAGTGCGCCATCAAGCTGGCCCGCAAGTGGGGCGGCCGCGGCCGACACGTCGTGCTGAGCGCCTACGGGTCCTTCCACGGCCGCACGCTGGCCACGCTGCACGCCACCGGCCAACCGGCCAAGCACGAGGCGTTCCAGCCCCTGCCCGAGGGGTTCCGGCACGTGGCGTGGTCCGACGTGTCCGCGCTGGAGGCCGCCGTGGCGCCCGATGTGGTGGCGGTCCTCCTCGAGCCGATACAGGGCGAGGGCGGTGTGCAGGTGCCGGATCCGTCCTACCTGGCGGACGTGCGCCGCCTGTGCGACGAGCGCAGCCTCCTGCTGATCGTCGACGAGGTGCAGACCGGCCTCGGCCGCACCGGGCGGTGGTTCGGCTTCCAGCACCCCGGCGTCCAGCCCGACGTGGTGACCGTGGCCAAGGCTCTGGGGAACGGTGTGCCCATCGGAGCCTGCTGGGCCCGGGCCGACGTGGCCGACGTGTTCGTCCCCGGGGACCATGGCACCACGCTCGGCGGCCAGCCGCTCGCCGCTGCCGCGGCGCGGGCCGTGCTGGCGGAGATGGAGCGACTCGACGTTCCGGCGCGGGCGAGCGAGGCCGGCGAGCGCCTGGCCAAGGGCCTCGCCGCAGTGGCCGGTGTCGCCACCGTCCGGGGGACGGGGCTCCTCCTCGCCGCCGAGCTGGAGGCGGCCGGCACGGCCGGCGCGGTGGCGTCGGCTGCCCTCGCGGCCGGCCTGGTGGTCAACCCCGTCACCGGTTCGGCCCTTCGTTTCGAGCCGTCGCTCCTGGTGACGGACGAGGAGATCGACGAGGCGCTCGCCATCCTGACCGCCGTTCTGGCCGGCGGCCCGGCATGA